From [Clostridium] symbiosum, a single genomic window includes:
- a CDS encoding phosphopentomutase, with amino-acid sequence MKRVFLIVLDSVGIGEMPDAADYGDAGSNTIAAAARSSSFSMPNMQKLGFFNIDGVDCREKSASPSGAFARMTEKSKGKDTTIGHWEIAGVVSGRPLPTFPDGFPRELLDEFEKETGRKVLCNKPYSGTEVIKDFGEEHLKTGALIVYTSADSVFQIAAHESLVPIEELYRYCEIARRLCTGKFGVGRVIARPFEGEFPFSRTSRRHDYSLVPPKATMLNYIKDAGKDVLAVGKINDIFAGSGVTDMVRTVNNGDGIDKTLAYAQKEFNGICFTNLVDYDMLYGHRNDVEGYAKALTYFDGRLPELLAMLGEDDILMITADHGCDPSTPSTDHSREYTPLVIAGPPVKEGINLGTRKTFADIAASILDYLDVPGETAGESFIGEII; translated from the coding sequence ATGAAACGTGTATTTCTAATTGTACTGGACAGCGTGGGAATCGGAGAGATGCCGGATGCGGCCGACTACGGTGACGCGGGCAGCAACACAATTGCGGCGGCGGCCCGGAGTTCCTCTTTTTCCATGCCTAATATGCAGAAACTGGGATTTTTTAATATTGACGGCGTTGACTGCCGTGAAAAAAGTGCGTCTCCGTCCGGAGCCTTTGCCAGAATGACGGAGAAATCCAAAGGTAAGGATACGACGATCGGCCACTGGGAGATTGCCGGCGTTGTTTCCGGGCGGCCGCTCCCAACGTTCCCGGACGGTTTCCCAAGGGAACTGTTAGATGAATTTGAAAAAGAGACTGGAAGAAAGGTTCTTTGTAATAAGCCGTACTCAGGAACAGAGGTTATCAAGGACTTCGGCGAGGAGCATCTGAAAACGGGAGCCCTGATTGTTTATACGTCGGCGGACAGTGTGTTTCAGATTGCCGCCCATGAATCGCTCGTCCCGATTGAGGAGCTTTACCGTTACTGCGAGATAGCGAGACGTCTCTGCACCGGCAAATTCGGCGTGGGCCGTGTGATTGCCCGTCCGTTTGAGGGAGAATTTCCGTTCAGCAGGACTTCCAGGCGCCATGACTATTCCCTGGTGCCGCCGAAGGCGACCATGCTCAACTATATTAAGGATGCCGGAAAAGATGTTCTGGCAGTCGGTAAGATTAACGATATCTTTGCCGGAAGCGGCGTGACGGATATGGTGCGCACCGTGAACAACGGGGACGGCATTGACAAGACGCTTGCCTACGCACAGAAGGAGTTTAACGGAATCTGCTTTACGAACCTGGTGGATTACGATATGCTCTACGGACACAGGAATGATGTGGAGGGCTATGCAAAGGCCCTGACTTATTTTGACGGACGCCTGCCGGAGCTTCTCGCAATGCTTGGGGAAGACGACATTCTGATGATTACGGCCGACCATGGCTGTGATCCCAGCACGCCTTCCACCGACCACTCCAGAGAGTACACACCGCTTGTGATTGCGGGACCGCCTGTGAAAGAGGGCATAAACCTGGGAACGAGAAAGACATTTGCCGATATTGCGGCATCCATCCTGGATTATCTCGATGTGCCGGGAGAGACGGCCGGAGAGAGCTTTATTGGAGAAATTATTTAA
- the deoC gene encoding deoxyribose-phosphate aldolase, whose protein sequence is MNREKILAAVDHTLLHPESTWAQIKELCDDAVKYGTASVCIPPSFVKRAKEYVGNKMRICTVIGFPNGYNTEAVKVFETKTAVEEGADEIDMVINIGDLKDGKEEKILHEIRAVKEACAGSILKVIIETCLLTEEEKIVMCRLVTEAKADYIKTSTGFSTAGATFDDIKLFAAHVGDGIKIKAAGGISSLEDAEHFMELGADRLGTSRVVKIIKEEA, encoded by the coding sequence ATGAACAGAGAAAAAATACTGGCAGCGGTTGATCACACCCTGCTTCATCCGGAATCCACATGGGCACAGATTAAGGAACTTTGCGACGATGCAGTCAAATACGGGACGGCGTCCGTGTGCATCCCTCCTTCCTTTGTAAAACGGGCAAAGGAATATGTGGGAAACAAAATGCGTATCTGTACGGTCATCGGGTTCCCGAATGGATACAACACCGAGGCGGTCAAGGTATTTGAGACAAAGACGGCGGTAGAGGAAGGAGCCGACGAGATCGATATGGTGATCAACATCGGTGACCTGAAGGACGGAAAGGAAGAGAAAATCCTGCATGAAATCAGGGCGGTCAAAGAAGCCTGCGCAGGCAGTATCCTCAAAGTGATTATTGAGACCTGCCTTCTGACGGAGGAGGAGAAGATTGTGATGTGCCGTCTGGTGACGGAGGCAAAGGCCGACTACATCAAAACTTCCACCGGTTTTTCCACGGCAGGCGCCACCTTTGACGATATTAAGCTGTTTGCCGCTCACGTAGGTGATGGGATCAAGATTAAAGCGGCAGGTGGAATCAGTTCCCTGGAGGATGCGGAGCATTTCATGGAGCTGGGAGCCGACCGGCTGGGTACCAGCAGAGTGGTTAAGATTATAAAAGAAGAAGCATAA
- the cdd gene encoding cytidine deaminase: MAEKRTIRKIRAGNGEVQAELTKEEIRGLLEAAFEKLPSAYAPYSHFHVAAALLCADGTVCTGVNVENASYPATNCAERTAFFKAVSEGRREFRAIAICGGKDGKTETYCAPCGICRQVMREFCRPSAFQVIVARAVDDYRTYTLEELLPESFGPENLV, from the coding sequence ATGGCGGAAAAACGGACAATACGGAAGATACGGGCCGGAAACGGCGAAGTGCAGGCGGAACTTACAAAAGAGGAGATAAGGGGTCTTCTCGAAGCGGCCTTTGAGAAGCTTCCCTCCGCCTATGCGCCCTATTCTCATTTTCATGTGGCGGCCGCCCTTCTCTGCGCGGACGGGACGGTCTGCACGGGAGTGAATGTTGAAAATGCCTCCTATCCCGCGACCAACTGTGCGGAACGCACGGCATTTTTCAAGGCGGTCAGCGAGGGGCGGCGGGAGTTCAGGGCCATTGCGATATGCGGGGGAAAAGACGGAAAGACGGAAACATACTGCGCACCCTGCGGGATCTGCCGCCAGGTGATGAGGGAATTCTGCCGTCCGTCCGCTTTCCAGGTGATTGTGGCGAGAGCGGTGGATGATTACAGAACTTATACGCTGGAAGAACTACTGCCCGAGAGCTTCGGGCCTGAGAACCTGGTGTAA
- a CDS encoding pyrimidine-nucleoside phosphorylase: MRMYDLIEKKKRNEGLNREEIRFMVRGFVNGEIPDYQMAAMLMAVCFNGMDDEETTNLTLEMAHSGDMVDLSPIEGFKADKHSTGGVGDKTTLIVGPIVASLGVKVAKMSGRGLGHTGGTIDKLEAIPGFQTSIPIETFFEIVKKTGIAVVGQSGNLVPADKKIYALRDVTATVDSIPLIASSIMSKKLAAGSNGIVLDVKTGSGAFMKTLDDSITLAQKMVAIGNGAGRSCSALITDMDVPLGFAIGNSLEVMEAIDTLRGKGPEDLREVCLRLAAEMLHTAGRGNAEECYFMAERALEDGSAFETFKKMVGAQGGDGSFIDHPERFEKAPYCRAVEAPEDGYVSHMDTEGCGIASVLLKAGRSTKEDVIDNAAGIILYKKYGDYVKKGEPLVKLYASDESLFGPAEAKILSSYQFSDAQPQAKKLVYARVSKDGVER, translated from the coding sequence ATGAGAATGTATGATCTGATTGAAAAAAAGAAAAGGAATGAGGGCCTTAACCGGGAGGAAATCCGCTTTATGGTCCGGGGATTCGTGAACGGTGAGATTCCGGATTACCAGATGGCGGCCATGCTGATGGCAGTCTGCTTTAACGGGATGGATGATGAGGAGACGACGAACCTGACACTTGAGATGGCCCATTCCGGCGATATGGTCGATCTTTCGCCAATCGAAGGATTTAAAGCGGATAAGCACAGCACCGGAGGCGTGGGCGATAAGACGACCCTGATTGTCGGCCCGATCGTGGCGTCGCTCGGAGTGAAGGTCGCGAAGATGTCCGGCCGCGGCCTTGGGCATACGGGAGGCACCATTGATAAGCTGGAGGCAATCCCGGGATTTCAGACCTCCATTCCGATAGAAACATTTTTTGAGATTGTCAAGAAAACGGGGATCGCGGTGGTCGGACAGAGCGGCAACCTGGTTCCGGCCGATAAAAAGATATATGCGCTGCGCGACGTGACGGCCACGGTGGACAGCATACCGCTGATTGCATCCTCCATCATGAGCAAAAAACTGGCGGCCGGGAGCAATGGGATTGTCCTGGACGTCAAGACGGGAAGCGGGGCATTTATGAAGACGCTGGATGACTCCATCACGCTTGCTCAGAAGATGGTTGCGATTGGCAATGGAGCCGGCCGCTCCTGCTCGGCCCTCATCACGGACATGGATGTGCCCCTTGGTTTTGCCATCGGCAATTCCCTAGAAGTGATGGAGGCAATCGACACGCTGAGAGGAAAAGGACCGGAGGATCTGCGGGAAGTCTGCCTCAGGCTGGCGGCCGAGATGCTGCATACCGCAGGACGCGGGAATGCGGAGGAATGTTACTTTATGGCGGAGCGGGCGCTGGAAGACGGAAGCGCTTTTGAAACATTTAAAAAGATGGTCGGGGCACAGGGAGGAGACGGCTCTTTCATCGATCATCCGGAACGGTTTGAGAAGGCGCCGTATTGCAGGGCCGTGGAGGCGCCGGAAGACGGATACGTCTCGCACATGGATACGGAAGGGTGCGGAATCGCCTCGGTTCTTCTGAAGGCCGGAAGGAGCACGAAAGAGGACGTGATCGACAATGCGGCCGGAATCATTCTTTATAAAAAATATGGCGACTATGTAAAAAAAGGGGAGCCGCTCGTAAAACTGTATGCTTCGGATGAGAGCCTGTTCGGGCCGGCGGAGGCAAAAATTCTTTCCTCCTACCAATTCTCGGACGCCCAGCCTCAGGCCAAAAAACTGGTATATGCGAGGGTTTCGAAAGACGGCGTGGAACGATAA
- a CDS encoding AI-2E family transporter, translated as MKNNEFKRYLYTGLTAVTVIAICIVFWYCIQYWDQVAKVIHLIIGIVAPIIYGAVLAYLTTPIYNRVTNAVKQKLLKVWKDEKHVTGIAKAVGTAASVSLVLVIVAGLFQMLIPQMLESLAGIRDSFPTYLQNLYSWIRQVLADNPDIEEMVLSNLQNGVQMAENWLEKSFTNIDMTRLGEFLTGVSSSVLSLLVFVKNWLIGLIVMVYLLNIKDTLAAQGKKVIYGCLNLKWANNVVEELRFVNKMFGGFIIGKLVDSLIIGIICFIGTSLMKMPFTLLISVIIGVTNIIPFFGPFIGAIPTGFLVLLVSPVKCIYFLIFILLLQQFDGNILGPKILGDSTGLSSFWVLFSILLFGGLFGFVGMIIAVPAFAVIYDLIARAVHFSLRNKNLSMATEDYKDLDHIDEKNGKFIK; from the coding sequence ATGAAAAATAATGAATTTAAGCGTTACCTTTACACCGGTCTTACGGCGGTTACCGTGATTGCGATCTGCATCGTGTTCTGGTACTGCATCCAGTATTGGGATCAGGTGGCAAAGGTGATACATCTGATTATCGGAATTGTCGCACCGATCATATACGGTGCGGTGCTTGCCTATCTTACAACCCCGATTTACAACCGGGTGACAAATGCCGTTAAGCAGAAACTCCTGAAGGTATGGAAGGACGAGAAGCATGTGACGGGCATTGCAAAGGCGGTCGGGACCGCGGCCAGCGTGTCCCTCGTCCTGGTAATTGTGGCTGGCCTGTTCCAGATGCTGATTCCGCAGATGCTTGAGAGCCTGGCCGGGATTCGGGATTCGTTCCCTACCTATTTGCAGAACCTCTATTCCTGGATACGCCAGGTCCTGGCCGACAATCCGGATATTGAGGAGATGGTGTTAAGCAACCTGCAGAACGGGGTCCAGATGGCGGAAAACTGGCTTGAAAAATCCTTTACCAATATTGACATGACAAGGCTTGGAGAATTCCTGACCGGCGTCTCCAGCAGCGTCCTGAGCCTTCTGGTGTTTGTTAAGAACTGGCTCATTGGCCTGATCGTCATGGTCTATCTTCTGAACATTAAGGATACCCTGGCAGCCCAGGGAAAAAAGGTAATCTACGGCTGTCTTAACCTCAAATGGGCCAACAACGTGGTGGAAGAGCTCCGCTTTGTGAATAAGATGTTCGGCGGTTTCATCATTGGAAAGCTGGTGGATTCCCTGATCATCGGCATCATCTGCTTTATCGGAACGTCGCTTATGAAGATGCCCTTTACCCTGCTGATCAGCGTCATTATCGGAGTGACGAATATCATTCCGTTCTTCGGTCCGTTCATCGGGGCGATACCGACCGGGTTCCTGGTACTGCTGGTAAGTCCGGTCAAATGTATTTATTTCCTTATATTTATCCTGCTTCTCCAGCAGTTCGACGGCAATATCCTGGGACCGAAAATTCTCGGTGATTCAACGGGACTTTCCAGTTTCTGGGTTCTGTTTTCCATTTTGCTGTTCGGAGGGCTTTTCGGGTTTGTCGGAATGATCATTGCGGTTCCGGCATTTGCGGTTATTTATGATCTGATTGCCAGGGCGGTCCATTTTTCACTCAGGAATAAGAACCTGTCCATGGCAACGGAAGATTATAAGGACCTGGATCATATTGACGAAAAAAACGGTAAGTTCATTAAATAA
- a CDS encoding SpoIID/LytB domain-containing protein: MRSKKMVYWAFLIPAVVIVLIIIIVKLDTADNYISRAMASKAMALALTDKDGCLSSQKENGSHLPARMQEDWSAKYIDYLLEQGLIEEGTVKEDDYASSALTYGEAAFAAEQVSKGLSQALGVSRKKYNKPMPKEEWWLFYPSFLKAADKEQEVKEVDLLLYGTPDNVKEAAPWTAYTSEGIMGFEGLSMDSHIDREIRVLARNGEMIHLTEEVSEDVVYRNVWLAAGERDKMNLYIGTIVREFPLAKEVEEQESGVLADISLSRGKIKKLSLKTDTIEGKVLAVRDDSIEIEGYGEVRLDKDFKVYKTYGVVKEQRKKDILVGYNLEKFVVADKKICAALLVKSFSAKNIRVLIMDKGFSSIFHDQVILKADTPLTVEYGDSTERIEAGSELVIKKDDERLNKGRITVEPEDRQKGIQVLSVSRQQGTPEYFGCFEISRESKGLLLLNEVDVEDYLTRVVPSEMPPSYEVEALKAQAVCARTYAYRQIQANAYSQYGAHVDDSTNYQVYNNIESNERTDLAVKETDGEMVFYGDTPAETYYFSTSCGYSTDGTIWGADIKDVPYLKGISLTEDGGMDDLTTNEAFVPFIQGQGTKNYDSGYSMYRWSTTVTNKKLAEKIDGIGTIQALFVTERGTGGIAKTVKVVGSDGEKVLKGQTQIRNTLGSPELVYKKNDGSTMTDWSSLPSAFIAVDETARDEEKGTRTFTIWGGGYGHGVGMSQNGAQQMAKEGKTYKDILSFFYSGIEVRELTE; encoded by the coding sequence ATGAGATCAAAGAAGATGGTTTACTGGGCCTTCCTGATTCCGGCGGTTGTGATAGTCCTGATTATCATAATTGTCAAACTCGATACAGCAGATAATTACATTTCCCGCGCCATGGCATCCAAAGCCATGGCGCTCGCGCTGACGGACAAGGACGGCTGCCTGTCCTCCCAGAAGGAGAACGGCTCCCATCTTCCCGCCAGGATGCAGGAGGACTGGTCGGCGAAATACATTGATTACCTGCTGGAGCAGGGGTTGATCGAGGAGGGAACCGTTAAGGAGGATGATTATGCATCCTCGGCTCTTACATACGGGGAGGCGGCATTTGCGGCGGAGCAGGTGTCAAAGGGGCTTTCACAGGCTCTGGGCGTCTCCAGGAAGAAGTATAACAAGCCGATGCCAAAGGAGGAGTGGTGGCTCTTTTATCCGTCGTTCCTGAAAGCCGCAGACAAGGAACAGGAGGTTAAGGAAGTCGACCTTCTGCTTTATGGAACTCCCGATAATGTGAAGGAGGCGGCGCCCTGGACCGCGTATACGAGCGAAGGCATTATGGGCTTTGAGGGACTCTCCATGGATTCCCACATCGACCGTGAGATCCGCGTCCTGGCCAGAAACGGCGAGATGATACACCTCACCGAGGAGGTGTCGGAGGACGTCGTATACAGGAATGTATGGCTGGCGGCCGGCGAACGCGATAAGATGAATCTTTATATAGGCACCATTGTCCGGGAATTTCCACTGGCAAAGGAAGTGGAAGAGCAGGAGAGCGGCGTGCTGGCCGATATCTCCCTGAGCAGGGGTAAGATTAAAAAGCTGTCCCTGAAAACGGATACAATCGAGGGAAAGGTCCTGGCGGTCCGCGACGATTCAATTGAGATCGAAGGATACGGGGAGGTGCGCCTCGATAAAGACTTTAAGGTATATAAGACATACGGTGTGGTAAAGGAGCAGAGGAAAAAAGATATTCTGGTGGGATATAATCTGGAGAAATTCGTGGTGGCCGATAAAAAGATCTGCGCGGCCCTGCTGGTAAAGAGCTTCTCCGCAAAGAACATCAGGGTTCTTATCATGGATAAGGGATTTTCCTCGATTTTCCACGATCAGGTGATACTGAAGGCCGATACGCCGCTGACGGTGGAGTACGGCGATTCTACGGAGCGGATCGAGGCGGGCAGCGAGCTGGTCATCAAAAAGGATGATGAACGCCTGAACAAGGGCAGGATCACGGTGGAGCCGGAGGATCGGCAAAAGGGAATTCAGGTGCTGAGCGTCAGCAGGCAGCAGGGGACGCCGGAATATTTCGGCTGTTTTGAAATCAGCCGTGAATCGAAAGGGCTCCTGCTTCTCAACGAGGTCGATGTGGAAGATTATCTGACCAGGGTGGTGCCGAGCGAGATGCCTCCCTCCTATGAGGTTGAGGCGCTGAAGGCCCAGGCGGTCTGCGCCAGAACCTATGCCTACCGGCAGATTCAGGCCAATGCCTACAGCCAGTACGGCGCCCATGTGGACGACAGCACCAATTATCAGGTATATAACAATATTGAATCCAACGAGAGAACCGACCTGGCTGTCAAGGAGACGGACGGAGAGATGGTATTTTATGGGGACACCCCGGCGGAAACCTACTATTTCTCCACCTCCTGCGGCTATTCCACCGACGGGACGATCTGGGGAGCCGATATAAAGGATGTGCCGTACCTGAAGGGAATTTCCCTCACCGAGGACGGCGGCATGGATGACCTGACGACAAACGAGGCCTTTGTGCCGTTTATACAGGGGCAGGGGACAAAGAATTACGATTCCGGATATTCGATGTACCGCTGGTCCACAACGGTCACCAACAAGAAGCTGGCCGAGAAGATAGACGGTATCGGGACGATTCAGGCTCTCTTTGTAACCGAACGCGGCACGGGCGGAATCGCAAAAACCGTGAAGGTGGTCGGAAGCGACGGAGAAAAAGTCCTGAAGGGCCAGACCCAGATCAGGAACACGCTGGGCTCTCCAGAACTTGTTTATAAGAAAAACGACGGTTCCACGATGACGGACTGGTCGTCCCTGCCGAGCGCTTTTATTGCGGTGGATGAGACGGCGAGAGACGAGGAGAAAGGCACCAGGACCTTTACGATCTGGGGCGGCGGCTACGGCCACGGCGTCGGAATGAGCCAGAACGGCGCCCAGCAGATGGCAAAGGAAGGAAAGACCTACAAAGATATTCTGTCCTTCTTCTACAGCGGAATCGAGGTCAGGGAGCTTACAGAGTAA
- a CDS encoding GH25 family lysozyme, producing the protein MLKKHRMNRKIKAALPFTVLLAAAFLTAALSGWLPLNAYFSKQYEVRGVDVSHYQGTIDWEKLKEQDVGFAFIKATEGSGHVDGQFAANWKNAGDAKLKTGAYHFFSFDSPAKTQAELYIDTVGELSGRMVPAVDVEYYAGRKQNPPDKEAVVQSLRELLGILEEHYHVKPVIYTTYAVYNRYIKGEFDEYPLWIRNVYYPPVFGDKSGWTFWQYSDTAVLEGYEGTEKYIDMNVFRGSEEELEQYLVP; encoded by the coding sequence ATGTTAAAAAAACACAGGATGAACAGGAAGATAAAAGCAGCCCTGCCGTTTACCGTTTTATTGGCGGCAGCGTTCCTGACAGCAGCGCTGTCGGGATGGCTGCCGCTCAACGCATATTTCTCAAAACAATATGAGGTGAGAGGTGTTGACGTATCACATTACCAGGGGACCATAGACTGGGAAAAGCTGAAGGAACAGGATGTCGGTTTCGCGTTTATCAAGGCGACGGAGGGCAGCGGCCATGTCGACGGACAGTTTGCGGCGAACTGGAAGAATGCCGGGGATGCGAAACTTAAGACGGGAGCCTACCATTTTTTCAGCTTTGACAGTCCGGCTAAGACCCAGGCGGAATTATATATTGATACGGTCGGCGAGCTTTCGGGCCGGATGGTTCCGGCCGTGGATGTGGAATACTATGCCGGGAGGAAGCAAAATCCGCCGGATAAAGAAGCGGTGGTTCAAAGCCTAAGGGAACTGCTGGGGATTCTGGAAGAGCATTATCATGTGAAACCGGTTATCTATACGACCTATGCAGTTTATAACCGGTACATCAAGGGCGAATTTGACGAGTATCCCCTCTGGATCCGCAATGTCTATTATCCGCCTGTTTTTGGTGATAAGAGCGGATGGACGTTCTGGCAGTACTCGGATACCGCGGTGCTGGAAGGATATGAGGGGACGGAGAAGTATATTGACATGAATGTGTTCCGCGGATCGGAGGAAGAACTGGAACAATATCTCGTGCCGTGA
- a CDS encoding acetamidase/formamidase family protein — MTTITKEHVHFAFSPAVQPALSVPSGDTVRFETYDCFFNQLLSEGANLSNIDSSKGNAVTGPLYVEDAGPGDTLKIEILDIAMGPVGVCGSFPQTDWDNGLLTEKYFRRFSVKDGEAEFNSSIKIPVNPMIGVIGTAPKEGEVSTMTPLDHGGNMDCTQIKTGTTLYLPVNVPGALLSMGDLHAVMGDGEVCGCGLEIEGVVTVRVTVLKDCPLKWPAAVTDGRFIVIAAAGTVEDAWKLATLRMETFLSSQADLSYEDTSLLLSLCGDLAVCQTVNPMKTVRMEIPMGIFKNK, encoded by the coding sequence ATGACCACAATCACAAAAGAACATGTTCATTTTGCTTTCTCCCCTGCTGTTCAACCGGCGCTCAGCGTTCCTTCCGGGGACACGGTCCGTTTTGAGACTTACGACTGTTTCTTCAACCAGCTTCTCAGCGAGGGAGCCAATCTTTCAAATATCGACTCCTCCAAAGGCAATGCGGTAACCGGCCCCCTCTATGTGGAGGATGCCGGCCCCGGTGACACCCTGAAAATCGAAATCCTCGATATCGCCATGGGCCCGGTCGGCGTCTGCGGGTCTTTCCCTCAGACCGATTGGGACAACGGACTTCTCACCGAAAAATACTTCCGCCGTTTTTCAGTCAAAGACGGTGAAGCCGAATTCAACAGCTCCATAAAAATCCCGGTTAATCCGATGATTGGCGTCATCGGTACCGCACCGAAGGAAGGCGAAGTCTCCACCATGACGCCCCTCGATCATGGTGGCAATATGGACTGCACCCAGATTAAAACAGGAACCACACTCTACCTTCCGGTCAATGTCCCCGGCGCCCTTTTATCCATGGGAGATCTTCACGCCGTCATGGGCGACGGTGAAGTCTGCGGCTGCGGTCTGGAGATCGAAGGCGTCGTCACGGTCCGCGTCACGGTCTTAAAAGACTGTCCTCTTAAATGGCCGGCTGCCGTCACGGACGGACGTTTCATCGTGATCGCCGCTGCCGGAACGGTGGAGGATGCCTGGAAACTGGCAACCCTGCGGATGGAAACCTTTCTCTCTTCCCAGGCAGACCTCAGCTACGAGGACACCTCTCTTCTCTTAAGTCTCTGCGGGGATCTGGCCGTATGCCAGACCGTCAACCCGATGAAGACGGTGAGAATGGAAATCCCAATGGGAATTTTCAAGAATAAATAA
- a CDS encoding 6-phosphofructokinase — MKKNIIVGQSGGPTAVINASLCGVIREGKNHPDKVGTVYGMINGIEGFLAGKYMNLSAELSEEDLDLLKLTPAAYLGSCRFKLPENLSAAFYPTLFHKFEELDIGYFFYIGGNDSMDTVSKLSRYAAGIGSDIRFIGIPKTIDNDLVGTDHTPGFGSAAKYVGSTVREITLDASVYQQKSVTIVELMGRHAGWLTASSVLARKHEGDNPLLIYLPEAPFEFEQFSIDLKKAFEKSQTVVVCVSEGIADSAGHFICEYSNEAQLDTFGHKMLTGCGEILENYIRNQFGVKVRSVEVNVSQRCSGMVVSAQDIEEAAEAGSYGVKNAMEGVSGMMVAFKRTGDEPYTMECTLADVNEICNKEKTFPAEWITKNGTDIGPEFLTYVLPLIHGEAERKMENGLPLYLYRK; from the coding sequence ATGAAGAAAAATATTATCGTCGGCCAGTCAGGCGGCCCGACCGCCGTGATCAACGCCAGCCTCTGCGGAGTCATCAGAGAGGGAAAAAACCATCCTGACAAAGTAGGGACTGTTTATGGCATGATTAACGGAATCGAAGGATTCCTGGCCGGGAAATACATGAATTTGTCGGCGGAACTCAGCGAGGAAGACTTGGATCTCCTCAAACTGACTCCTGCCGCTTACCTCGGCTCCTGCCGTTTTAAGCTCCCCGAAAATCTTTCCGCTGCTTTCTATCCCACCCTGTTCCACAAATTTGAGGAACTCGATATCGGATATTTCTTCTATATCGGAGGCAATGACTCCATGGATACCGTGAGCAAATTGTCGCGCTATGCCGCCGGAATCGGCAGTGATATCCGCTTCATCGGAATCCCCAAAACAATCGACAATGATCTCGTGGGGACGGACCACACGCCCGGATTCGGAAGCGCCGCAAAGTACGTCGGCTCCACCGTCCGTGAGATTACCCTGGACGCCTCCGTTTACCAGCAGAAATCCGTCACCATCGTGGAACTCATGGGACGTCACGCCGGCTGGCTCACCGCCTCCAGCGTCCTGGCAAGAAAACATGAGGGGGACAACCCGCTTCTCATTTATCTGCCGGAGGCCCCTTTTGAATTCGAACAGTTTTCCATCGACTTAAAGAAGGCATTTGAAAAAAGCCAGACCGTCGTTGTCTGCGTCTCGGAAGGAATTGCGGATAGCGCCGGACACTTTATCTGTGAATACTCCAATGAGGCCCAGCTCGACACCTTCGGCCATAAGATGCTGACCGGCTGCGGCGAGATTTTGGAAAATTATATCCGCAACCAGTTCGGCGTCAAGGTTCGTTCCGTGGAAGTGAATGTAAGCCAGCGCTGCTCCGGCATGGTTGTCTCAGCCCAGGATATAGAGGAGGCCGCCGAGGCCGGCTCCTACGGCGTCAAAAATGCAATGGAGGGCGTCAGCGGAATGATGGTAGCGTTCAAACGTACCGGGGACGAGCCGTACACGATGGAGTGCACCCTGGCCGACGTCAATGAAATCTGCAATAAAGAGAAAACATTTCCGGCCGAATGGATCACAAAAAACGGAACCGATATCGGACCGGAGTTCCTCACCTATGTACTTCCCCTAATCCATGGAGAAGCAGAACGAAAGATGGAGAACGGCCTGCCGCTTTACCTCTACCGAAAATAA